From Triticum urartu cultivar G1812 chromosome 2, Tu2.1, whole genome shotgun sequence, a single genomic window includes:
- the LOC125538116 gene encoding cysteine-rich receptor-like protein kinase 10 produces MERHRADVVAAVKLRRRLPGLRCSISLVALGAHFVLMGGPMRYAFSEGSIICRRRVANRRSHLGDRARQATRARAGHLIDCLNSEERKSTYVFHGDLPPYDYTTQCEKVVAVPVLRTSLHGGTTTNLLHDVVPALKKGFELRWSRSAVVSECGGCENGGGLCVHKREAGKKSWTFTCVTNASAAALVVAPKSPVNKEGTVLKIALPIIAGLLILTCASFVWAYKLRGNIDVKVFILGERRISNIQNNATRQPLDIFTLNELEINIELPSVSFEEISTATNNFSNNNMIGRGSFGVVYKGIFGGGKEAAVKRLSKISRQAADEFKNEVILVTKLKHKNLVQLLAYCAHEDEKLLVYEYLHNKSLDAFLFDTTRRSILDWPTRFKVIKGLARGLLYLHEDSRLTIIHRDIKASNVLLDAKMNPKISDFGIAKIFEGNEPQSKTTHIVGTLGYMSPEYATEGFYFVKSDTYSFGVLLLEIISELKISSVHVIADDSPSLTAYAWKLWKDGNARGLVDSSIVENCPLDIVVRCIQIGLLCVQDYPDDRPCMSSIVSMLENETVQLLPPKEPLYFRQQNHGTGDHGDNVGMSVDDITITEVEAC; encoded by the exons AGCTTCGCCGGcggctccccgggctccgatgcAGCATCTCGCTGGTGGCTCTAG GAGCTCATTTCGTCCTAATGGGCGGGCCCATGCGCTATGCCTTCAGCGAAGGCTCTATCATTTGCCGTCGGCGCGTGGCAAATAGGAGATCTCACCTGGGAGACCGGGCGAGGCAAGCAACGC GCGCTAGAGCGGGACACCTCATCGACTGCCTCAACAGCGAGGAACGCAAGAGCACTTACGTGTTCCATGGCGACTTGCCCCCGTACGACTACACCACCCAATGCGAGAAAGTCGTCGCAGTGCCGGTTCTGAGAACGTCTCTGCATGGCGGTACAACTACAAACCTGCTTCACGACGTCGTCCCTGCGCTAAAAAAAGGCTTCGAGCTTAGGTGGTCGAGGTCGGCGGTGGTGAGTGAGTGCGGGGGCTGCGAGAATGGCGGGGGTTTGTGCGTCCACAAGCGGGAGGCAGGGAAGAAGTCTTGGACGTTCACGTGTGTGACAAATGCTAGTGCCGCTGCATTGGTCGTCGCACCCAAATCTCCAG TTAACAAAGAGGGTACTGTACTGAAGATTGCATTACCAATAATTGCTGGTCTTTTGATTCTCACATGTGCATCTTTTGTATGGGCATACAAGTTAAGAG GCAATATTGATGTGAAGGTATTCATCTTAGGTGAACGGAGAATCAGCAATATTCAGAACAATGCTACACGACAACCCTTGGACATATTCACGCTCAATGAACTTGAGATAAATATAGAGCTTCCGTCGGTTAGTTTTGAAGAGATCAGTACTGCAACAAATAATTTCTCAAACAACAACATGATTGGCAGAGGTAGTTTTGGAGTAGTTTATAAG GGGATTTTCGGAGGCGGAAAGGAAGCCGCTGTAAAAAGACTCAGTAAGATTTCTAGGCAAGCGGCCGATGAGTTCAAAAATGAGGTGATCTTGGTTACCAAATTGAAACATAAGAATCTCGTTCAGCTTCTTGCCTATTGCGCTCACGAGGACGAGAAGTTGCTAGTCTACGAATACCTGCATAATAAAAGTTTGGATGCCTTCCTTTTTG ACACTACAAGGAGATCCATACTTGATTGGCCAACCCGGTTCAAGGTAATTAAAGGGCTTGCAAGGGGGCTTCTTTATTTGCACGAAGATTCAAGGTTGACAATAATTCATAGAGATATCAAAGCAAGCAATGTCTTGCTAGATGCAAAAATGAACCCCAAAATATCTGATTTTGGTATAGCAAAGATATTTGAGGGAAATGAGCCACAATCAAAAACTACCCACATTGTCGGGACACT CGGTTACATGTCTCCTGAGTACGCAACAGAAGGTTTCTATTTTGTCAAGTCTGACACCTATAGCTTTGGTGTCCTACTGTTGGAGATTATAAGCGAATTAAAGATTAGTTCAGTCCATGTCATAGCGGATGACTCACCAAGCCTTACGGCTTAT GCGTGGAAGTTATGGAAAGATGGAAATGCGAGAGGATTGGTGGACTCGTCAATTGTGGAAAATTGTCCACTTGACATAGTCGTTAGATGCATTCAAATAGGTCTTCTATGTGTTCAAGACTATCCAGATGATAGGCCATGCATGTCATCCATTGTCTCCATGTTGGAAAATGAAACAGTTCAGCTTCTTCCTCCGAAGGAACCTTTATACTTTCGACAACAGAACCATGGAACAGGAGACCACGGAGATAATGTGGGCATGTCCGTGGATGACATTACTATCACCGAGGTAGAGGCCTGCTAG